One genomic segment of Hevea brasiliensis isolate MT/VB/25A 57/8 chromosome 3, ASM3005281v1, whole genome shotgun sequence includes these proteins:
- the LOC131178725 gene encoding uncharacterized protein LOC131178725, translated as MDYLDFLYSGKGNISRIYDVCKAFYRAEKEDKSLMAYFMDFKRVYEELNVLLPFSSDVKVQQTQREQLAVMSFLAGFPSEYETAKSQILSSSEISSLHETFTRVLCTESTQSSQPASSALISRNPNGQQDNRKGSRGGITGNRSNQRNGEASSNKDSRGVICYYCHEPSHTKYNCPQLQRKNQRSQMANMAAENSTVSSSEKTILVSAEDFAQFSQYQASLKPTSSPVTAIAESGSYDEADYW; from the exons atggattatttagattttctgtattctggtaaagggaatatctcccgtatttatgatgtatgtaaggcattctaccgtgctgagaaagaggataagtctctcatggcttattttatggattttaaacgggtatatgaggaacttaatgtattgttgccttttagttctgatgtgaaagttcagcagacccaacgggagcaactggctgttatgagttttcttgcaggctttccttcagagtatgagactgctaaatctcagattctatccagttctgagatttcctctttgcatgaaacgttcacaagGGTCCTttgtacagagagtacccaatcttcacagcctgccagtagtgctcttattagccgtaatccaaatggacaacaggataATAGaaaaggaagtagaggaggaattacaggcaacagaagtaatcagcgtaatggagaggccaGTTCTAataaggactcaagaggagtcatttgttattattgccatgagcctagccatacaaaatataattgtccgcaacttcagaggaaaaatcagcgatcacagatggcaaatatggcagcagagaattctacagtatcttcctctgagaaaactattttggtatctgcagaggattttgcacaattttcccagtatcaggcatctctaaagcctaccagttcccctgtcactgcgatcgctgagtcag gatcttacgacgaagcagattattggtag